The following coding sequences lie in one Paraflavitalea devenefica genomic window:
- a CDS encoding SusC/RagA family TonB-linked outer membrane protein: protein MRVNIALLTILLLLLRLDSFAQKITIVQKNIPLGKVFNLVQKQSGLSLFYDSRLIKNDKRIDIDLRDASVEMVMDYCLKDLPFTYVITDNIIVIKEKESPAADRNGLYAIKGMITGKDSLPLPGASVMLKEIKRAAQTDTTGNFVVEHVPPGAYTLIISFVGYETVHKTISITDQMPVVQVKLIKLDDRLDEITVTALGLTRKTRSLTYSTQKVTNEDFTTVKNTNILNSLNGKVSGIQVNRTSGGAGGSVRVVLRGDKSTRNSQPLYVLDGLPIVNPVGGPLAGLYNDVPDAGDIVSTINPDDIESVSILKGAAASALYGSQGSNGVVLITTRSGQSGATRINVSSSVTVEQPMIFPETQYNYRQSAAADATSPGSEDSWGSKEAAMPGRQDVKDFFQTGITFINGISISGGTPKSSQYVSYSNTSNQGILPSSNFKQHTLSFRQTGKFINDKLVVDGSFVGSIQRAHNRLTPGIYFNPLTGLYLFPRGLDFNNFKNYEYFSPTRYLYAQNWWNINYDKDQANGGGWGGQDYQQNPYWVMYRNPVQNRNQHAYLSASLKYYLCNGFTLQARGYFNHFINEYERDIFATTQATLAKFNGALHAMRTTNTTGYGDVLLSGSSKLDHNWELNFTAGASIQQHAGKMLSVNGSPTVPNVFLESALDKNTIDIRNFDEKTGSPAQKQVQSVFGTVQVNYQNKLFLDLSDRNDWSSTLAYTPSENSGYNYFSAGVAVVLNEVWRLPLIFDYLRLRASYAVVGNDIAAFSSYPLYTFTMGNATSPISAPITSMPGLGLKPEQNRSLELGLQWKAVQNRLQLDVAWYQSNIVNQYFRSVTLPPGLGSGGYADINSGNIRNRGIEATLRYKVIETKAFEWTTTFNISHNSNKVIELFDPAVVPNSTPNQLYRLQGGTGGYDGILKQGGSYGDIYGSGFQRDAAGHIIVAAATGLPYLVDNLYLGNPNPTLIVGWQNSFSIKNCTVSWLIDGKFGGRVLSIAESYMDQFGVSRRTGEARDQGGQVYLQHAVDETGAPWKGSVEAERYYKYIGGKTPLAEAYMYDATAIRLRELAIAYRLPLRNKKIGDMRLGIIGQNLLFLLRHAPFDPEQVAGVNPGGVGVDVFGLPAYRSIGLSFQYTL, encoded by the coding sequence ATGCGGGTCAATATTGCTTTGCTCACTATCTTACTGCTGCTGCTACGCCTGGACTCCTTTGCCCAGAAAATTACTATTGTTCAAAAGAACATCCCGCTCGGTAAAGTATTTAACCTCGTACAAAAACAAAGTGGCCTGTCGCTCTTCTACGACAGCCGGCTCATCAAAAACGATAAGCGGATTGATATTGATCTGCGCGATGCTTCTGTTGAAATGGTCATGGATTATTGCCTGAAAGACCTGCCTTTTACCTATGTGATTACCGATAATATCATTGTCATCAAAGAAAAAGAGTCGCCGGCTGCAGATCGAAATGGACTGTATGCTATTAAAGGTATGATAACAGGTAAAGATAGCCTGCCGCTTCCCGGCGCTTCGGTGATGCTGAAAGAAATAAAACGGGCCGCCCAAACTGATACCACAGGCAATTTTGTGGTAGAACATGTGCCGCCGGGCGCCTATACCCTGATCATCTCCTTCGTTGGATACGAGACGGTCCATAAAACGATCAGCATTACAGACCAAATGCCTGTTGTGCAGGTAAAGCTGATAAAGCTGGACGACCGCCTGGATGAGATCACCGTTACAGCGCTGGGTCTCACCCGCAAAACCCGTTCATTGACCTACTCCACACAGAAGGTGACCAATGAAGATTTTACGACCGTGAAAAATACCAATATCCTCAACAGCCTTAATGGCAAGGTGAGTGGTATACAGGTAAACCGTACTTCCGGCGGTGCGGGCGGCTCTGTGCGGGTGGTGCTGCGCGGCGATAAGTCCACCCGCAATAGCCAGCCGTTGTATGTACTGGATGGCTTGCCTATTGTGAACCCTGTCGGAGGGCCATTGGCAGGATTGTACAATGATGTGCCCGATGCCGGCGATATTGTGAGTACCATCAATCCCGACGATATTGAAAGTGTAAGTATCCTGAAAGGCGCTGCCGCATCGGCATTGTATGGCAGCCAGGGCAGCAATGGGGTAGTGCTCATCACCACCAGGAGTGGCCAGTCCGGCGCGACCAGGATCAATGTATCCAGTAGCGTTACGGTTGAGCAACCCATGATCTTTCCGGAAACGCAATACAATTACCGCCAATCGGCTGCCGCCGACGCTACCAGTCCCGGCAGCGAAGATAGCTGGGGCAGCAAAGAGGCGGCGATGCCCGGCAGGCAGGATGTGAAGGATTTTTTTCAAACCGGCATCACATTCATTAATGGCATCAGCATTTCCGGAGGCACCCCAAAGTCTTCCCAATATGTGTCTTATTCCAATACCAGCAACCAGGGCATTTTACCTTCCAGTAATTTTAAACAACATACCCTGAGCTTCCGGCAAACCGGGAAGTTTATCAATGATAAGCTGGTGGTGGATGGCAGCTTCGTGGGCAGTATCCAGCGTGCACACAACAGGCTCACGCCGGGCATCTACTTTAATCCACTTACAGGGTTATATTTATTTCCGCGCGGACTTGATTTCAACAACTTTAAGAATTATGAGTATTTCTCCCCAACCCGTTACCTGTATGCACAAAACTGGTGGAACATCAATTATGATAAAGACCAGGCCAATGGTGGTGGCTGGGGCGGACAGGATTATCAGCAGAACCCTTATTGGGTCATGTACCGCAATCCTGTTCAAAACCGGAACCAGCATGCCTACCTGTCTGCTTCACTGAAATACTATTTATGCAATGGCTTCACCTTGCAGGCCCGCGGTTATTTCAATCATTTCATCAATGAGTATGAGCGGGATATTTTTGCCACTACGCAGGCTACATTGGCAAAATTTAATGGCGCCTTACATGCAATGAGGACCACCAATACTACGGGCTACGGAGATGTATTGCTGAGTGGTAGCAGCAAGTTGGACCATAACTGGGAGTTGAATTTTACAGCAGGCGCTTCCATACAGCAACATGCCGGCAAAATGCTGTCGGTAAATGGTTCTCCCACCGTGCCGAATGTGTTCCTGGAATCGGCCCTCGATAAGAATACCATTGATATACGCAACTTCGATGAAAAGACGGGTAGCCCTGCGCAGAAACAAGTGCAGTCTGTATTTGGTACGGTACAGGTGAATTACCAGAATAAATTATTCCTGGACCTGTCCGACAGGAATGACTGGTCATCCACCCTTGCCTATACGCCTTCCGAAAACAGCGGGTATAACTATTTCTCTGCCGGCGTGGCCGTTGTGCTCAATGAAGTATGGCGGTTGCCGCTCATCTTCGATTACCTTCGCCTGCGCGCTTCTTATGCAGTGGTGGGTAACGATATTGCCGCTTTCAGCAGTTATCCCTTATATACATTTACCATGGGCAATGCCACGTCCCCGATAAGCGCTCCCATTACATCCATGCCCGGCCTTGGCCTCAAGCCGGAGCAGAACAGATCGCTGGAACTGGGCCTGCAATGGAAAGCCGTTCAAAACAGGCTGCAACTGGATGTTGCCTGGTACCAATCGAATATCGTAAACCAATACTTTAGAAGTGTAACATTGCCGCCGGGCCTCGGCTCAGGCGGCTACGCAGATATTAACAGTGGCAATATCCGCAATAGGGGTATAGAAGCCACCCTGCGCTATAAGGTAATTGAAACAAAAGCTTTTGAATGGACAACCACCTTCAATATCTCGCACAACAGCAATAAAGTCATTGAATTGTTTGATCCTGCTGTTGTTCCCAATTCAACGCCCAATCAATTGTATCGCCTGCAGGGTGGTACCGGCGGGTACGATGGCATATTGAAGCAGGGAGGATCGTATGGGGATATCTATGGCAGCGGGTTTCAAAGAGATGCAGCCGGCCACATTATTGTGGCCGCGGCTACAGGGCTTCCTTACCTGGTAGATAACCTGTATTTAGGCAATCCCAATCCAACCCTCATCGTTGGCTGGCAAAATAGTTTTTCCATAAAGAACTGCACAGTCAGTTGGTTGATAGATGGGAAATTTGGCGGCAGGGTACTCAGTATTGCTGAAAGTTATATGGACCAGTTCGGCGTAAGCCGGAGAACGGGTGAAGCCAGGGACCAGGGAGGACAGGTATACCTGCAGCATGCAGTAGATGAAACCGGCGCGCCCTGGAAAGGTAGCGTGGAGGCGGAGCGCTATTATAAATACATAGGAGGTAAAACCCCGCTTGCAGAAGCGTACATGTATGATGCCACTGCCATCCGCCTGCGAGAGCTGGCCATTGCTTACAGGCTGCCGCTGCGCAATAAGAAGATCGGCGATATGCGCCTGGGTATAATTGGTCAAAACCTGCTTTTCCTGTTGCGCCATGCACCCTTCGATCCTGAGCAGGTGGCAGGCGTTAATCCCGGTGGCGTAGGTGTAGATGTTTTTGGCCTGCCTGCTTACAGGAGCATTGGTCTCAGCTTTCAATACACCTTGTAA
- a CDS encoding endo-beta-N-acetylglucosaminidase H: MRKNAIVLLLATITLLTYSCKKGLPENPAKAPNSPDDEIALNAVGVSGPKSVVYVEVNSNDFSNVGKYSLATGQPLFDIGIIFAANINYNTSTQAAYLYFNPQVTTVLNNRATTIQPLQAKGIKVLLSILGNHQGAGFCNFPNQAAAQAFAQQLANAVTTYGLDGIDFDDEYADYGVNGTGQPNASSFVYLITALRQLMPNKIISFYYYGPAASRLSYNGVTVGSQINYSWNAIYGSFSVPNVPGLTAASLGPAAINITATSASTATSLATQTVNGNYGVYLCYNLPNNDVSGYLTNVSNVLYGQSTVYNSGTGTTGVKFYQHINNGGTATSSIPKGNYTLSQLQAYGFVNDWASSVTIPAGWTVIMYSNNNFGGTSWTLASSNANFTALSPNANDVVSSVRIQ, translated from the coding sequence ATGAGAAAAAATGCTATTGTACTATTGCTTGCAACGATTACTCTCCTGACTTATTCCTGTAAAAAGGGCCTGCCTGAAAATCCAGCCAAAGCGCCCAACTCCCCGGATGATGAAATAGCCCTCAACGCAGTGGGCGTGAGCGGTCCAAAAAGTGTAGTGTATGTAGAAGTGAACAGCAATGATTTCAGTAATGTGGGCAAATATTCCCTCGCCACCGGCCAGCCGCTTTTTGATATTGGGATCATCTTCGCGGCAAACATCAATTACAATACTTCCACCCAGGCGGCCTACCTGTATTTTAACCCGCAGGTAACCACTGTGCTCAATAACCGGGCCACTACCATTCAGCCTTTACAGGCTAAAGGCATCAAGGTACTGCTGTCTATTTTAGGCAATCACCAGGGCGCCGGCTTCTGCAATTTTCCCAACCAGGCCGCTGCCCAGGCCTTTGCCCAGCAATTGGCCAATGCGGTGACTACCTATGGTCTTGATGGCATTGATTTTGACGATGAGTATGCCGACTACGGTGTCAATGGTACGGGCCAGCCCAATGCCAGCTCATTCGTTTACCTGATAACCGCATTGCGTCAGTTGATGCCCAATAAGATCATTTCGTTTTATTATTACGGTCCCGCTGCTTCGCGGTTGTCCTACAACGGGGTAACCGTAGGCTCGCAGATCAACTATAGCTGGAATGCCATTTATGGTTCCTTCTCCGTGCCCAATGTGCCGGGCCTTACTGCTGCCAGCCTGGGTCCCGCAGCGATCAACATAACAGCCACCAGCGCTTCCACAGCCACTTCCTTAGCCACACAAACGGTGAATGGTAACTATGGAGTTTACCTCTGCTACAATTTGCCCAACAATGATGTGTCGGGTTACCTAACTAATGTGAGCAATGTATTGTATGGGCAGTCTACAGTGTATAATTCGGGTACCGGTACTACCGGTGTGAAATTTTACCAGCATATCAACAATGGAGGAACGGCCACCAGCAGTATACCGAAGGGCAATTACACGCTGTCGCAATTACAGGCTTATGGCTTTGTCAACGACTGGGCTTCTTCCGTCACTATCCCGGCGGGGTGGACGGTGATCATGTACTCCAATAATAATTTCGGCGGTACTTCCTGGACCCTCGCGTCCAGCAATGCCAACTTCACCGCGCTGTCGCCCAATGCCAATGATGTAGTCTCTTCAGTACGGATCCAATAA
- a CDS encoding FecR family protein translates to MLNEAHLQALLEKALAGQASDEELRTLVEALQHDENLAVTEEITALLSKRSADHILPGEERTTKLADEILKADKLPAAQPLPARRKAAVVALWKKIAAAAIIVGIAVTAFYLWQINRRPADAVTGNTEKKQDDVNPGNNKARLILADGSIVVLDTIANGTLSVQGHTRIAKQKDGQLSYSSIETAPANNAAGPLFNTVAVPRGGQYQLILADGTEVWLNAASSLRFPVSFTGNERIVELEGEGYFEVAKDAARPFAVRTKRADVQVLGTHFNVCAYPEEDWKTTLLEGKVKVVSGEWSVVSGKPAMDPANRREFRQQAEAILEPGQQAIISSLSSPSNQSSSILVQTADIDEAIAWKEGYFQFNDASITAIMHQVSRWYDVDIVYKEAATRARFNGRINRAIRLSGVVNALKEGGINCTIEQNRLLVYP, encoded by the coding sequence ATGTTAAACGAAGCTCACTTACAAGCCTTATTGGAAAAAGCACTGGCCGGCCAGGCCAGTGACGAAGAGCTGCGTACGCTGGTGGAGGCGTTACAACATGATGAGAACCTGGCAGTAACGGAAGAGATCACTGCGTTGCTGAGCAAACGCAGTGCTGACCATATATTACCCGGCGAAGAACGGACAACAAAGCTGGCAGATGAAATACTGAAGGCCGACAAATTACCTGCGGCACAACCATTGCCTGCCCGGCGCAAAGCCGCGGTAGTAGCTTTGTGGAAAAAGATAGCTGCTGCCGCCATCATAGTGGGGATAGCGGTAACCGCCTTTTACCTCTGGCAAATAAACCGGCGGCCCGCAGATGCAGTGACAGGCAATACGGAAAAGAAGCAGGACGATGTCAATCCCGGTAATAATAAAGCCAGGCTGATCCTGGCCGACGGCTCCATCGTTGTACTGGACACTATTGCCAATGGAACATTATCTGTACAAGGCCATACCCGCATTGCCAAGCAGAAGGACGGGCAATTGTCTTATTCTTCTATAGAAACTGCACCGGCTAATAATGCTGCAGGGCCATTGTTCAATACGGTTGCTGTACCCCGGGGAGGACAATACCAACTCATCCTGGCAGATGGTACAGAGGTTTGGCTCAATGCCGCTTCTTCCCTGCGCTTCCCGGTGTCTTTTACCGGTAATGAACGCATCGTGGAGCTGGAAGGAGAAGGTTATTTTGAGGTGGCCAAAGATGCTGCCAGGCCCTTTGCGGTTCGCACAAAGCGGGCGGATGTACAGGTGTTGGGTACCCATTTCAATGTATGCGCTTATCCGGAAGAGGATTGGAAAACCACTTTGCTGGAAGGGAAAGTGAAGGTAGTGAGTGGTGAGTGGTCAGTGGTAAGTGGAAAACCAGCAATGGATCCTGCAAACAGACGTGAGTTCCGCCAACAAGCAGAAGCAATACTTGAACCCGGACAGCAAGCCATCATATCCTCCTTGTCCTCTCCATCCAATCAATCCTCCTCAATCCTGGTTCAGACAGCCGATATAGATGAAGCGATTGCCTGGAAAGAAGGCTATTTTCAATTTAACGATGCCAGCATAACAGCCATCATGCACCAGGTATCCCGCTGGTATGATGTAGACATTGTGTATAAGGAGGCTGCCACCAGGGCAAGGTTCAATGGAAGGATAAACAGGGCCATCAGGCTTTCCGGTGTGGTCAATGCCCTGAAGGAGGGAGGCATCAATTGTACGATAGAACAGAACCGTTTATTGGTTTACCCTTAG
- a CDS encoding SusC/RagA family TonB-linked outer membrane protein, with protein MKRLLPGFLLLFSLQAFTQGRTVSGVVTDSLGKAIAAASIKAKSSGAGTATSDNGRFTLVIGEGDSLEITSTGYARKVIAVNANTNALTIVLSTDARNLETVVVTALGITRKSRSLTYSTQGIGSEDLNTVKNTNVLNSLNGKIAGVQVNRTSGGVGGSVRVVLRGDKSTRNSQPLYVIDGLPIVNQIGGPDPGLYNGAPDAGDILSTMNPEDIESMSVLKGASASALYGSQGSNGVILITTKKGKSGTARVDFSSSVTIDKVSVLPKLQYDYKQTTAPDATSPGTEDSWGAKGATNTSGDYVKDFFQTGITFINSLSLTTGNERSSNYISYSNTDNKGILPTSTFKQHTLTFRQTTKLLQDKLVLDGVFTGSIQNAHNRITPGIYYNPLTGLYLFPRGLDFNSFKNYEYFSQTRYLYAQNWWNINYDKDQANGGGWGGQDYQQNPYWVMNRNTVDNRNQNVYASASVKYLIAPWLNVQLRGNINNFINDYQRNIYATTQGTLARFNGNLNTTKTNTTTMYGDILLSGDKEINSDWGVNFTLGSSIQDQKGKMLIVNGSPTVPNVFLESALDKATIDVRNYDINGNVPARRKIQSVFGSVQLNYQNKLFLDFSDRNDWSSTMAFTPSKKKGYNYFSVGASGVLSELLKLPAVIDFAKLRISYAVVGNDVAAFSANPLYTFNMGGIANPPASYPVSTVPGLDLKPEKNKSFEIGTQWAFLHNRLTFDFTWYKSNTSNQYFSGISLLAGVTTKSDINAGNIENTGVEASLSYKVFNTKKFNWVTTVNFSHNKNKIVELFDPAIVSVNKDTRYTLGSSGGYTMLKQDGSFGDLYGRTFQTDNAGRVIVNATTHLPLFVDSLIGNPNPKAIAGWNNTFTYGRFSLNVLVDGKFGGKVLSITQGYLDQMGTSKTTGDARDNGNTVAISNAVDESGHAWSGTVDAQTYYKYIGGKTPAGAAYTYSATAVRMREISITYRIPVDGKIVKDLRIAAIGNNLFFFKKDAPFDPEQVAGVNAGGVGIDAFGLPAYRSYGLSLKCTF; from the coding sequence ATGAAACGACTTCTCCCCGGTTTCCTGCTACTATTTTCCTTACAGGCTTTTACCCAGGGCCGCACCGTCTCTGGTGTAGTAACAGACTCCTTAGGTAAGGCGATAGCCGCGGCCAGCATTAAAGCTAAGAGCAGTGGCGCCGGAACAGCCACCAGTGATAATGGCCGGTTTACCCTTGTGATCGGCGAAGGTGATTCATTGGAGATCACTTCCACAGGCTATGCAAGAAAAGTAATAGCCGTAAATGCCAATACGAATGCACTGACCATTGTGCTCAGCACGGATGCCCGGAACCTCGAAACGGTAGTGGTTACCGCGCTGGGCATCACCCGCAAATCCCGCTCCCTTACTTATTCTACCCAGGGCATAGGCTCCGAAGACCTGAATACGGTAAAGAATACCAATGTGCTGAACAGCCTGAATGGTAAAATAGCAGGTGTTCAGGTAAACCGTACTTCGGGTGGTGTGGGCGGTTCTGTACGCGTGGTGCTGCGGGGCGATAAATCTACCCGCAACAGCCAGCCCCTCTATGTAATAGATGGCTTGCCAATTGTCAACCAGATCGGCGGGCCCGATCCGGGCCTTTACAACGGCGCACCCGATGCCGGTGATATCTTAAGTACCATGAACCCGGAAGACATTGAATCCATGAGCGTTTTGAAAGGGGCCTCTGCCTCCGCGCTCTATGGCAGTCAGGGTAGCAACGGCGTTATCCTCATCACTACCAAAAAAGGCAAGTCAGGCACTGCCCGGGTCGATTTCTCCAGCAGTGTCACCATCGACAAAGTGTCTGTATTGCCCAAGCTGCAATATGATTATAAGCAAACCACCGCGCCGGATGCTACCAGCCCGGGCACGGAAGACAGCTGGGGTGCCAAAGGGGCCACTAATACCTCCGGCGATTATGTAAAGGATTTTTTCCAGACAGGTATTACTTTCATCAATAGCCTTAGCCTGACTACCGGCAACGAGCGGTCGTCCAACTATATCTCTTATTCCAATACCGATAATAAAGGTATCCTGCCTACCAGTACCTTTAAACAGCATACCCTGACCTTTAGGCAAACCACTAAACTGCTGCAGGATAAGCTGGTATTGGATGGTGTCTTTACCGGCAGTATCCAGAATGCGCACAACCGTATCACGCCGGGTATCTATTATAATCCGCTTACGGGTTTGTATCTGTTCCCGCGGGGGCTTGATTTCAACAGTTTTAAGAACTATGAGTATTTCTCTCAAACCCGTTACCTCTATGCGCAAAACTGGTGGAATATCAACTATGATAAAGACCAGGCCAATGGCGGCGGCTGGGGTGGACAGGATTATCAACAGAACCCTTATTGGGTCATGAACCGGAATACCGTTGATAACCGCAACCAGAACGTATATGCTTCCGCTTCGGTGAAATACCTGATCGCTCCCTGGCTCAACGTGCAACTAAGGGGTAATATCAATAATTTCATCAACGATTACCAGCGCAATATTTACGCCACCACGCAAGGTACGCTGGCCCGCTTTAATGGGAACCTGAATACCACCAAAACCAATACCACCACTATGTATGGCGATATTTTGCTGAGTGGGGATAAGGAAATTAACAGCGACTGGGGCGTGAATTTTACCCTCGGTTCTTCCATACAGGATCAAAAGGGTAAGATGCTTATCGTGAATGGTTCACCCACGGTGCCCAATGTGTTCCTGGAATCTGCTTTGGACAAAGCGACGATTGATGTACGCAATTATGATATCAATGGTAATGTGCCGGCGCGCAGGAAAATACAATCTGTATTTGGCAGTGTGCAGCTCAATTACCAGAATAAGCTGTTCCTTGATTTCAGTGACAGGAACGACTGGTCATCAACCATGGCCTTTACGCCTTCTAAAAAGAAAGGATATAATTACTTCTCTGTGGGAGCCAGTGGTGTGCTGAGTGAGTTGTTGAAACTACCGGCGGTGATTGATTTTGCCAAACTGCGCATATCTTATGCAGTGGTAGGTAATGATGTGGCTGCCTTTTCTGCCAATCCGTTGTATACCTTCAATATGGGCGGCATTGCGAATCCTCCGGCCAGCTATCCGGTCAGTACTGTACCAGGGTTGGACCTGAAACCGGAAAAGAATAAATCATTCGAGATCGGTACGCAATGGGCTTTCCTGCACAACAGGCTTACATTCGACTTTACCTGGTACAAGTCCAATACCTCCAACCAGTATTTCAGTGGCATTTCATTGCTGGCAGGCGTTACAACCAAGTCTGATATCAATGCAGGCAATATTGAAAATACGGGCGTTGAAGCGTCTTTATCCTATAAGGTATTTAATACGAAGAAGTTTAATTGGGTAACTACTGTTAACTTCTCTCATAACAAGAACAAGATTGTAGAATTGTTTGATCCTGCTATTGTAAGTGTAAATAAAGATACAAGATATACACTGGGCAGTAGCGGCGGTTATACCATGCTGAAGCAGGATGGTTCTTTTGGCGACCTGTATGGCCGTACTTTCCAAACAGACAATGCGGGCCGTGTGATCGTGAATGCCACTACACACCTGCCTTTATTTGTAGACAGCCTCATCGGCAATCCTAATCCGAAGGCCATTGCCGGATGGAACAATACCTTCACCTATGGTCGTTTCTCCCTGAATGTACTGGTAGATGGCAAGTTTGGCGGTAAAGTGCTGAGCATTACACAGGGTTACCTTGATCAGATGGGTACCAGCAAAACGACCGGCGATGCCAGGGATAATGGTAATACTGTAGCGATCTCCAATGCAGTAGACGAAAGCGGCCATGCCTGGAGCGGCACCGTGGATGCCCAAACCTATTATAAATATATAGGCGGCAAAACACCTGCCGGAGCCGCTTACACCTATAGTGCTACCGCGGTAAGAATGCGCGAGATCTCCATTACCTATCGTATTCCCGTAGATGGTAAAATAGTGAAAGACCTGCGCATAGCAGCTATCGGCAATAACCTCTTCTTTTTTAAGAAGGACGCACCTTTTGATCCCGAACAGGTGGCTGGTGTAAATGCCGGAGGGGTAGGTATTGATGCCTTTGGCCTGCCAGCTTACAGAAGTTATGGCCTCAGCCTGAAATGTACCTTTTAA
- a CDS encoding SusD/RagB family nutrient-binding outer membrane lipoprotein, with protein MLKTSLYKLTAACVVTALLGTGCTKDFDETNTNPAGVKPDVFLADFQAVILPLQNAQRSLVHYINWQYQLQQNLNADIYSGYMMSPTPFNGGNNNSNYFMMDGWNEWVLNIAYDGVMQANADYEKFSKQYTSADLTDAAAMAKILNVVEMHKAADIFGPVIYSKFGKPNADLSVDYDSQQDAYKAFFADLDAAAAGLKPYVDGTKKVGTAFKKADMIFGGDAGKWLKLANTLRLRLALRIVYADAATAKLQGEKALAAASGGLLEAVSDNALVTYGTESPIGAIINDWDDTRAGAPLSSFLNGYSDPRISHYLAPASDAAVAGQYIGIRNGVAIDAKARYAGYSKQVAKSANGDYFDKAGGKAKIATSAEAWFLKAEAALRGWANAGDMQTAYETGIDRSFEEWAAGSATAYKADAVKTAAPYVDPKAQTPGANNVPAGNANLSTITIKWDAAGSTEQKLERIITQKWLALYPDGQEAWSEFRRTGYPKLFPVVVNNSNGTVTGFIERLPIPSKFKNSNKAGYDKAIATLGGPDNPGTKVWWDKKP; from the coding sequence ATGTTAAAGACATCTTTATATAAATTAACCGCTGCCTGCGTTGTAACAGCTTTGCTGGGAACGGGCTGTACAAAAGATTTCGATGAAACCAATACCAACCCGGCTGGTGTGAAGCCCGACGTTTTCCTGGCCGATTTCCAGGCTGTTATTCTTCCCCTGCAGAATGCACAACGCAGCCTGGTGCATTATATAAACTGGCAGTACCAGTTGCAGCAAAACCTCAATGCGGACATTTACAGCGGCTACATGATGAGCCCCACGCCGTTTAACGGGGGGAATAACAACAGTAACTATTTCATGATGGATGGCTGGAATGAATGGGTATTGAACATTGCTTATGATGGTGTGATGCAGGCCAACGCCGATTATGAAAAATTCAGCAAGCAATATACTTCGGCCGATCTGACGGATGCTGCCGCCATGGCGAAGATCCTGAACGTAGTTGAAATGCACAAGGCCGCAGATATTTTCGGCCCGGTGATCTATTCAAAATTCGGCAAACCCAATGCCGACCTTTCTGTGGATTACGATTCCCAGCAGGATGCTTACAAAGCATTCTTTGCCGACCTGGATGCCGCGGCCGCCGGCCTGAAGCCTTATGTGGATGGTACCAAGAAGGTAGGTACTGCTTTTAAAAAGGCAGATATGATCTTTGGTGGCGATGCTGGCAAATGGCTGAAGTTGGCCAATACCTTAAGACTGCGCCTCGCATTGCGCATTGTATATGCAGATGCAGCCACCGCCAAACTACAGGGCGAAAAAGCATTGGCTGCCGCCAGCGGCGGACTGCTGGAAGCTGTCAGTGACAATGCATTGGTGACGTATGGTACGGAAAGCCCGATCGGTGCTATCATCAATGACTGGGATGATACACGTGCCGGAGCGCCCCTGAGCAGCTTCCTGAATGGTTATAGTGACCCGCGGATCTCCCATTACCTCGCACCGGCTTCCGATGCAGCAGTGGCTGGCCAATACATTGGCATCAGGAATGGTGTGGCGATAGATGCGAAAGCACGTTATGCCGGTTATTCAAAGCAGGTGGCCAAGTCGGCCAATGGCGACTACTTCGATAAAGCCGGTGGCAAAGCCAAGATCGCTACCTCGGCCGAAGCATGGTTCTTAAAAGCAGAAGCTGCTTTGAGAGGCTGGGCCAATGCGGGCGATATGCAAACGGCTTATGAAACCGGTATTGACCGCTCTTTTGAAGAGTGGGCCGCTGGTTCCGCTACGGCCTATAAAGCGGATGCTGTAAAGACAGCGGCGCCTTATGTAGACCCGAAAGCACAAACCCCGGGCGCCAATAATGTACCAGCCGGTAACGCTAATTTAAGTACGATAACCATAAAGTGGGATGCTGCCGGCAGCACAGAACAAAAGCTGGAACGGATCATCACCCAAAAATGGCTGGCATTATATCCCGATGGGCAGGAAGCATGGTCAGAGTTCCGCCGTACAGGCTATCCCAAACTGTTCCCGGTGGTGGTCAACAATAGCAATGGCACAGTTACCGGGTTTATCGAGCGTTTACCTATCCCGTCCAAATTTAAGAACAGCAATAAGGCGGGTTATGACAAGGCCATCGCCACACTGGGTGGACCGGATAATCCGGGCACCAAAGTATGGTGGGATAAGAAGCCTTAA